Proteins encoded within one genomic window of Myxococcaceae bacterium JPH2:
- a CDS encoding right-handed parallel beta-helix repeat-containing protein: MKLGKTVLALLVEACALPLSGCLGPEDAATVEPPDEACVGEECPSRGKTETGVLLPQGFADECGFVPCPVVIAGSVLKLAADCTTDTGIAVPNGFTLDGAGYTVTAVDPPSDHFRGAIVRNCGKAAYLRNLRIAAEGLSDICDAGEDALRGILLDGASGSVFDSEVSGINQGGGHSGCQEGTAIEVRNHGPNAQLRQVDVRGNIVSTYQKCGIRADGAVKVNVSDNVLAGVGPTHDIAQIGIEFSGGATGTIIANDIAGHSYTGATVASGILVVGGELYEQPLSHKLTIQHNRLEDNDVGINLAQAEAEGDPPSRRTDIDVSNNVLRSAGVTNGFVYQSAIADLGTHNHIHHNLISGPGYDPATRPGATFAVDVTAGDPARVDFVTPEQTVPVGACSSEVLVQSQDANRNLVVPRETRFTLSASGAASPGFHFYLDPTCSGPSISHLELSNPQAEATFYFRAVRPGMVTLKVSNSELHQSQTQHIQ; the protein is encoded by the coding sequence ATGAAGCTCGGGAAGACAGTTCTGGCGTTGCTCGTCGAGGCTTGCGCGCTGCCGTTGTCGGGATGTCTGGGACCGGAGGATGCCGCCACCGTGGAGCCGCCCGACGAGGCCTGCGTGGGCGAGGAGTGTCCGTCACGCGGCAAGACCGAGACGGGCGTCCTCCTGCCCCAGGGCTTCGCGGACGAGTGCGGCTTCGTGCCGTGCCCCGTGGTCATCGCCGGCTCCGTGCTGAAGCTGGCCGCCGACTGCACGACAGACACGGGCATCGCCGTCCCCAATGGGTTCACCTTGGATGGCGCCGGCTACACGGTCACGGCGGTGGATCCTCCGAGTGATCACTTCCGGGGAGCCATCGTCCGCAACTGCGGGAAGGCGGCCTATCTGCGCAACCTGCGGATCGCCGCCGAGGGACTCTCGGACATCTGTGACGCTGGCGAGGACGCGCTCCGCGGCATCCTGCTCGACGGCGCATCGGGCTCCGTCTTCGATTCAGAGGTCTCGGGAATCAACCAGGGCGGCGGACACAGCGGCTGTCAGGAAGGCACCGCCATCGAGGTGCGCAACCACGGCCCCAACGCCCAGCTGCGTCAGGTGGATGTCCGAGGCAACATCGTGTCGACCTATCAGAAGTGCGGCATCCGGGCGGACGGCGCCGTGAAGGTGAACGTCTCCGACAACGTGCTCGCGGGCGTGGGTCCCACGCACGACATCGCGCAGATCGGCATCGAGTTCAGCGGCGGCGCCACCGGCACCATCATCGCGAACGACATCGCGGGGCACTCGTATACGGGGGCCACCGTGGCCAGCGGCATCCTGGTGGTGGGCGGTGAACTGTATGAACAGCCGCTCAGCCACAAGCTCACCATCCAGCACAACCGACTCGAGGACAACGACGTCGGCATCAACCTGGCGCAGGCCGAGGCAGAGGGAGATCCACCGTCACGTCGAACAGACATCGACGTCTCGAACAACGTCCTGCGCTCCGCCGGAGTGACGAACGGCTTCGTCTACCAGTCGGCCATCGCGGACCTCGGCACGCACAACCACATCCATCACAACCTCATCTCGGGCCCCGGCTATGACCCGGCCACCCGGCCGGGCGCCACCTTCGCGGTGGACGTGACGGCGGGCGATCCCGCGCGCGTGGACTTCGTCACCCCCGAGCAGACCGTGCCCGTGGGCGCCTGCTCGAGCGAGGTGCTCGTGCAGAGCCAGGACGCCAACCGCAACCTCGTCGTCCCCCGCGAGACGCGCTTCACCCTCAGCGCGTCGGGCGCCGCCTCCCCGGGCTTCCACTTCTACCTGGACCCGACGTGCTCCGGCCCCTCCATCTCGCACCTCGAGCTGTCCAACCCCCAGGCCGAGGCGACCTTCTACTTCCGCGCGGTGCGCCCCGGCATGGTGACGCTGAAGGTCTCGAACTCCGAGCTGCATCAATCCCAGACACAACACATCCAGTAG